Proteins encoded within one genomic window of Platichthys flesus chromosome 17, fPlaFle2.1, whole genome shotgun sequence:
- the sdhaf3 gene encoding succinate dehydrogenase assembly factor 3, mitochondrial, whose amino-acid sequence MAVSTHVSKVRSLYKRILVLHRFLPIDLRALGDQYVKDEFRRHKGASPEEAKGFMVEWQQYKDTMQTQVLDSAGEKLSSVKFGANLSEGKLIDFQGEQISQLYELMLESTKPNRQFDIQEDSK is encoded by the exons ATGGCGGTTTCTACTCATGTCTCTAAAGTCCGTTCGTTGTACAAGAGGATTTTAGTCCTGCATCGCTTCCTGCCCATTGACCTAAGAGCCCTGGGGGACCAGTATGTGAAGGACGAGTTTAGGAGACATAAAGGGGCATCACCCGAGGAAGCAAAGGGCTTCATGGTAGAGTGGCAG caatACAAGGACACCATGCAGACTCAGGTACTGGATTCAGCAGGGGAGAAACTCAGCTCCGTCAAGTTTGGAGCCAACCTGTCAGAGGGGAAACTCATTGACTTCCAGGGGGAGCAGATTAGCCAACTGTACGAACTCATGCTGGAGTCCACCAAACCCAACCGACAGTTTGACATCCAGGAGGACAGCAAGTGA